The Kribbella sp. NBC_00662 nucleotide sequence TGGCGACCGGGCGGGACTACGGCGACGTGTCTCCGCTGAAGGGCATCTACTCCGGCGGCGCCGCGACGGCCATCGAGGTGACCGTCGACATGACCCGGTTAGCCTGAGCCCATGCGGGCCATGACAGTGACGCCGGGCAAGTCCGACTCGGCGACAGTAGGTGAGGTCCCGGAGCCTCCCGTTGCCGACGGTTCGATTCTCGTGGAGGGCCTGCTGACGGGCATCTGCGGAACCGACATCGAGCTGGTCTCCGGAGCGTTCGGCAGCGGACGTCCGGGATCGGACCACCTCGTCATCGGACACGAGTCGCTCGGACGGGTGCTGGAGGCGCCTGCGGATTCCGGCTTCCTTCCCGGCGACCTGGTGGCCGGAGTGGTCCGCCGACCGGACCCGGTGCCCTGTCCGGCATGTGCACGTGGTGAGTGGGACTTCTGCCGCAACGGGGAGTACACCGAGCGCGGCATCAAGGAGATGGACGGGTACGGCGCCGAGCACTGGCGGGTCGACCCGTACTTCGCAGTGCCGGTGCCGGCTGAGCTGGGAGACCTCGGCGTACTCGTGGAGCCGGTCAGCATTCTGACCAAGGCCTGGGAGCAGGTGGACCGGGTCGGTGCGCGGTCGTGGTTCGGCCCGCAGCATGTGCTCGTGACGGGAGCTGGTCCGATCGGGCTGCTCGCGGCGCTCATCGCCCGGCAGCGCGGGTACGACGTACATGTGCTCGACCGGGTCACAGACGGGCCGAAGCCCGAGCTGGTGCGGGCGCTGGGTGGGACTTACCTGACCGACCTGGGAGAGCTCGGCGTCGTGCCGGATGTGGTGATCGAGGCGACCGGAGCGGGGCAGTTGGTGTTCGACTGCGCTTCACTGCTCCCGCCGGCCGGTGTGATGTGTCTGGTCGGGATCCACCCCGGGCCGGCGACTGTCGACGTCCAGCTGGACGCGCTGGTGCGGCAGCTCGTGGTGCGCAACGCAGCGCTGGTCGGGACGGTGAATGCGGGCAAACGGCACTACGCGGACGCTGTGGACGTGCTGCTCGCGGCGGATCGGGCCTGGCTGCAGGGGTTGATCACCCGGGCCGTGCCGCTGTCGAAGTGGCCGGACGCATTGGTGCGGGAACCGGATGACATCAAGGTGGTCGTGGACTTGCGGGGATGACCTGCGAGGATGGTGGGTGACGAGGGGCAGATCGGGGCATGCCCCGCGGATGGAAGGAGCGTCGACAGGTGTCGGACACGAAGGCTCGGACCGCCGAGCAGATCGAGGCGGACATCGCCGCCACCCGGTTGCGGCTGGCCTCGACCGTCGACGAGCTCGTCGACCGCGCGAACCCGAAGAACGTGGCCCTGCGGCAGGTCGAGCAGGCCAAGTCCCAGGTCTTCGACGAGCAGGGGCAGCTGCGGACCCAGAAGATCGTCGCGGTCGCCGGTGCGGTGGTCGGCGTCGTCGGCGTACTGCTGGTGATCCGCCGGCTGGTGGGTCGCCGGTGACTCCACGCAAGCGGCTGTCCGACGACAAACTCCCGATCCGGATGTTGCACGACCGCGTCCTGGTCTCCCTCGAGCAGGAGGGTGAGCGCAAGTCGTCGGCCGGCATCTTGATCCCCGCCACCGCGCAGATGGGTCGCAGGCTCGCCTGGGCGAAGGTGGTTGCCGTCGGCGCCAACGTGCGGACCGTGGAGGTCGACGACCGCGTCCTGTTCGACCCGGAGGACCGGGCCGAGGTGGAGGTTCGCGGCGACGACTACATCCTGCTGCGCGAACGCGACCTGCACGCGGTCGCGGCCGGCCGCCTGGAAGACGGCCAGACCGGCCTTTATCTCTGATATCTCTGAAAACCGAAGCGGGCCGGTGCCTTCGCACCGCCCGTGACCAGGTCGCGAACGAGCTCGCCGACCAGCGGAACGAACTTGAAGCCCTGGCCGGAGAAGCCGGCGGCGACGGTGATCGGTCCGGCGCGGTCGATGACGAACCGGGCCGATGGTGTGTTGTCGTAGAGGCAGCTGATCGCAGTGGACCGCCCGGGGTCCAGCCCCGGGTACCACTGCGCGACGTACCGCTGGAGTGCAGCGTCCCGCTCCGGCTCGGGCCGGAAGTCGCGGGTGTCGGGGTCGACCTCCGGCCCACTGGCGTGCATGCCGACCTTCACACCTGACCCCGGCTCGTAGAGGCCGTAGCAGTCAGGACCCCAGTGCACGAAGCTGGGCCACTCCAGGTCGTCCGACAACGGAGTGAAGAACCGCGGCTGCTCCTGCGTCACCGTGAACCGCGGCAACGGCACCAAACCGTCCAGCAGCTTCGGAGTCCACGGCCCGGTCGTCACGACGACCTGCTGCGCCCGCACTGCTCCACCCGGTACGTCGAGCTCGACCAGGTCGTCGTGGAGCCGCAGTGCCCGTACCGGCGACTGCACGCGGAACTCCGCGCCGAGCCGGCTCGCCACCGTCTGCAGCGCGTGCACGGTGCGATCGGCGTACAGCCGGCCGGACCCCGGCTGGTAGAGGACCGGCGACTCGAACCGGAACCCGGGCCATCGCTCGGCGGCCTCCTCCGCCGTCAGCACCGACCCGGTTGCCCCATGCAACGACCGGAAGACCTCGACCGACGCCGCACTCATCCCGTGGTCGATCCCGCCGGTCTCCTCGAGCAGCGTCTCGCCCGAGTCGGCCTCCAGCTCCCGCCACAACGGCCGCGCCCGCTCGGTCAGCTCAGCCACCTCGGCGTCGTCGGCGGCCGGCCGGAACAACCGCGTCGCACCGTGCGAGCCACCCCGCTCGTGCCCGAGCGTGAACTGCTCCAGTACGACGACGTCCCGCGCGGCCGCCGCCAGTGCACGGGCCGCCGCCGACCCCATCGCACCGGCCCCCACCACCGCCACGTCGTACGTCATCCGAGCAGCGTACGGGCGGTGGGCAGCGGCTAGAAGCTGTTGGGCCCGAACCGGAAGATCGCGACCAGGGCCGTGAGGATCAGGATGACGATGTTGATGGCGATCGGCTGGAATTCCTTGCGGCGGCCGTGGGTGATGATCGCGCCGATCATGATCAGACCGAGCCCGGTCGCGGCCAGCGGGACGAGCACCGGCGCGATGTCCAGCGCACCCGGCAGGATCAGTCCGAGCGCACCCAGCACCTCGGCGGTGCCGATCAGCTTGATCGTGCCCGCGGAGAAGTCCTCGACCCACTTCATGTTCGGGTTGGCCAGCAGTTTGCGCCGGCTCTGGCTCAGCTTGGTCGCGCCGGCGGCCAGGAAGAAGGCGGCCAGCACTCCGGCGACGATCCACAGAAAGACGTTCATATCCCACTCTCAGTTATTGGTTGACGCATCAACTCAACCGTAGAGGTATCTGACTTGAAGCGTCAAGTAATCCGGTAGAATGGCGTCATGGCGGGGGATGCGCGGTGGCTGGAGCAGGATGAGCTGGCGACCTGGATGTCGTTGGCTGCCCTGATGTTCAAGCTGCCCGGGGTGCTCGATTACCAGTTGCAGCGGGACTCCGGGCTGAGTCACTTCGAGTACCTCGTGCTCGCCGGCCTGTCCGAGTCGCCGGGGCGGTCGCGGCGGATGAGCGACCTGGCCGGCTTCGCGAACGGCTCGCTGTCCCGGCTGTCCCATGTGGTCAAGCGTCTCGAGCAGCGAGGTTTCGTCGAGCGCCGGCCCGCCGAGGACGACGGGCGGATCACCGTCGCCACCATCACCGACAGCGGCTACGAGGTCCTCGTCGCCGCCGCTCCGGGGCATGTCGCGACAGTTCGCGACTACGTGATCGACGTCCTGACGCCGGAGCAGCTGGCGCAGCTCAAGGACATCGCCGACACGATTCTCGCGAAGGTTGATCCGGGCAAGGACTGCTGACGTTTCTCGCGGAGCGGGCAGGCGGAGGCGCCGCGATCGGCGGGCGGGGGAGAATGGGCCCGTGATCTTCGAGACCTCCAGCCGGTTGCCAGACTTCCCGTGGGACAAGCTCGCCCCTTATCAGCAGAAGGCGGCGGAGCATCCTGACGGCATCGTCGACCTGTCCGTCGGCAGCCCGGTGGACCCGGTGCCCGATCTGGTCAAGAAGGCGCTGGCCGACGCGGCGGACGCCCCGTCGTACCCGACGACCATCGGTACGTCGGCCTCGCGGCAGGCGGCGGTGGACTGGATGGCTCGGCGCCTCGACGTGACCGGGGTGGACCCGAAGAGCGGCGTGCTGCCCGTGATCGGTACCAAAGAGCTGATCATGATGCTGCCGACGCTGCTGGGTATCGGTGCCGGAGACACCATCCTGATCCCGGATCTGGCGTACCCGACGTACGAGGCGGGCGCTGCGCTCGCCCGCGCAACCAGCGTGCCGGTGGCGGACCCCACGGCGTACGACGCGCCGGTCCGGGTCGCGTACCTGAACTCACCGCGCAATCCGTCCGGTGAGATCACCCCTGCGGCCGATCTGCGCCGGGCGGTCGAGTGGGCGCGGGCGAACGACGTACTGCTGGTCAGCGACGAGTGCTACACCGAGTTCGGCTGGGACGAGAAGCCGGTGTCCGTGCTGCACCCGGACGTGTCCGGCGGCAGCTTCGACAACCTGCTCGCGGTGCACTCGCTGTCCAAGCGGTCCAACCTGGCTGGGTACCGCGGTGGCTTCGTGGCCGGCGACCCGACCGTCGTGACCGAGCTGCTTGCCGTACGCAAGCACGCCGGGCTGATGGTGCCGTCGCCGATCCAGGCTGCGATGGCGGCTGCGTTCGCGGACGACGTACACGTGGAGGAGCAGCGTGCTCGCTACCTCCGGCGGCGTGCGGTACTGCGGGATGCCCTGACCGATGCGGGCTGGGAGATCACGCTGTCCAACGGCGGGCTCTACCTGTGGGCGTCGCACCCCTCCTACGACGCGTACGGCTCCGTCGGCGCGCTGGCGGACCGGGGCATCCTGGTCGCTCCCGGTGCGTTCTACGGCACTGCTGGTGAGCGGCACATCCGCGTCGCGCTGACCGGGACCGACGAGCGCATCGATTCCGCGGTGAAGCGACTGCAGGAGTAAACGTAGTCCGCACTCCCGTGTGACGTATCCCGGTGTGGCCGCCTCTTATAAGGGGTACGGGTGTTGTCAAGGGGAGGGTGAGGCGGATGAGACGCTTCGTTGGGGTGGCTGTTGCGGTGCTGCTGGGTCTGGGGCCGGTGAGTGTCGCGCACGCGGACGACTCCCCGTCGCCGTCGACCTCACCTTCATCGACACCTTCATCGACACCCTCATCAACACCCTCATCAACACCGTCACCCACGCCAACGCCCAGTCCAACCTCGACGCCGAAGCCGGTTGTGACGCCGGCGGCGACTCCCGCGCCGGCCTGGTCGATCACGCTGGATCAGCCGGCCGCGTCCTGGGAGGACAAGCCGACGATCTTCACCGGCAAGATCAGCCAGCCGATCACCGGGTCGTACATCACCTTGTGGCAGCGTGTCCCCGGAGCCTGGGTACTGCGTGCGTCGACCCGCACCACCGCCGGTGGCGTGTACAGGTTCAGCTACGTCTCGGCGTACACCGGGACCTGGGCGTTCCGCACGATGATCGGGGTGAAGGCGGAGACGGCGCTCGCGATCTCGGCGTACCGGACCGTGCCGATCCAGGACCGGAAGATCCTGATCAACACGCCGGCGTCCTGGTACGCCACGCTGACCGGTGTCTCGGTCACCGGCCGGATGGTGCCGGCCGAGCCGGGCAAGGAGCTCGCGCTGCAGAGTTATCTCGGCAGCGGTAAGTGGCAGCTGCTCAACATCGGGGTCATGGATGCCAAGGGCAACTTCCGGCTCCGGGTCCCCGACGACCTGCCGGCCACCCGGACGGTGCGCGTCGTCACCCGGTACGTCGCCCAGGCCGCGATGGAGTACTCCGGCCTGGCGACGATCGTGATCAAAGCCGCGCTGAACCCCAAGGTGTACGCCGTGTCCGCCGCGATGGTGCCGAACACGTACCGCGCCGGCTGTCCGGTCGCACCGGCGTCACTGCGGCTGTTGCAGCTGAACTACTGGGGTTTCGACGGCCACGTGCACCGGGGTGAGCTGATCCTGCGGGATGCCGCCGTCGCGAAGATGATCACGGTCTGGACCACGACGTTCGCGTCGAAGTTCCCGATCCGGCAGATGCGGCGGGTGGATGTGTTCGGCGGCAGCGATGTGAAGTCGATGGCGGCCGACAACACCTCGGCGTTCAACTGCCGGCGCGTGACGGGTGATCCGTACTCGCTGTCGCCACACTCGTACGGGTGGGCGATCGACATCAACACCGTGGAGAACCCGTACCTGGCCGCGAACGGTGTCTGGTACCCGTCGAACGGGCTGGCGTACCGCACTCGTACGCCGGCGCGTCCGGGCATGCTGTTCGCGAGCAGCGTGCCGACGAAGGCGCTGGTCGGCCAGGGGTACTTCTGGGGCGCAGGCTGGGCCAAGCCCGACTACCAGCACTTCGAGCCGAAGTGAAACGCATAGCGGTCGCTGGTGTGCTGCTGGTGGTGCTCGCAGGCTGCAGCTCCAACTCTGCGGCTCAGCAGCCCGCGCCCGGTGTCGTCCAGCGGTCCGCTTCGCCGGTCATCCCCAGCACGGTCGGCGGGACGGTGCCCGTCCCGCCCGCGACCATGAGCACCGCCAAGCCGACAGATGCGGCCGTCCCGCCGGAGGTGCCGGAGCAGGCGACCGCACCGCCGCCTGCCAACGCCGGACCGCTCACCGCGCGCAACCTGCCGACGCCGGACAAGCTTGGTGCCGGCTGGAAGACCTACACAGACCCTGGCGGCGCGGAGGCCGGTTTCATCGGCAACAACACCTGGACCCGCCGCCGTGACCCCCACCAGGCCTCTTACGAAGCCCTGCCGTCCGGCTGCGCCGGCAAGCCCGTCACCGGCTCGCTCCCAATCCCCGCCTACGCCCTGACCGGCAGCTACCGCACGGCCGACGCCCAGCCCGCCACCGCCCTGCTACTACGCTTCAAAGACTCTGCACAGGCTGCGGACTACTACGCCGGGTACCAGGCCCGAATGAAGGCCTGCGGATCCGCCGGCGATCTCTCTGTGAAACAGCTCTGGGCCACCACTACAGCAACGGCGGCAGTTCGCGCCTACGCCGCAGCCGAGTCCTACGTCGACCTGTCCGTGGTCAACGGCTCCACCGTCGCCCTCCTGGCGACCACCTCTGCCACGCCGGATCAGCAGGCCAACTGGGCGCGCACCGTCGTACCGGCCTTCGAGGAGGTGATAGACGAATCCTAAAGTTGTATTACCTTTCAGTATTTCGTGACCTACACTCCGGTTATGGGTGACTTCGACCGGTATGCCCGTCTGACCGCGGGTCTCGATGCGCCGTACGCCGTGATCGACCTCGACGCGTTCGGGCGGAACGCGGACGACCTGGTCCGCCGCGCCGGGGGTACGCCGATCCGGATCGCCTCGAAGTCGGTCCGCTGTCGCGCGCTGATCGCGGCCGCGCTCGAGCGGCCCGGCTTCCACGGCGTGATGAGCTACGCGCTGCCCGAGGCGCTCTGGCTGGCGCGCAACGGCGTCGACGACATCCTGCTCGGCTACCCGACCACGCACCGCACGGCTCTGCGCGAACTCTCCGAGGACGCCGAAGCGGCGGCCAGGATCACGCTGATGATCGACTCGCCCGAGCACCTCGCGTACATCAAGGCAGCAGCGACCGGCACCGCCCGGATCCAGGTCTGCCTCGACGTCGACGCCTCGCTCCGCGTCTTCGGCCAGCATCTCGGTGTACGCCGTTCGCCGCTGCGGACCCCGGCCGACGTCGCGGCGCTGGCTCGAACCGTCGCCGCCGACGACGCGTTCGAGCTGACCGGCGTGATGTTCTACGAGGCGCAGATCGCCGGGCTGCCTGACACCTCGCCCGCCGTCCGTTGGGTGAAGCGCCGCTCGGCCGCTGAGCTCGCCGACCGCCGTGGTGCGGTCGTCGACGCGGTCAAGCAGGTCGCGGCGCTGCGGATCGTGAACAGCGGCGGCACGGGCAGCCTGGAGATCAGCAGCGCCGACCCGTCCGTCACCGAGGTCACCGCCGGCTCGGGTCTCTACGGCCCGACCCTCTTCGACAAGTACGACGTCTTCCAGCCGGAGCACGCGATGGCTTACGCGCTCGACGTCGTACGTCGTCCCGCGCCCCGGATCGCCACGCTCTTCGGCGGCGGGTACGTCGCGTCGGGGCCGGCGAAGAAGTCGCGGTTGCCGTTGCCTGCTTGGCCGTCCGGCCTGAAGCTGCTCGGCACGGAAGGCGCCGGCGAGGTGCAGACTCCGGTCCAGGGACAATCAGCCGAACCGCTGAATCTCGGCGACAGAGTATGGATGCGCTACGCGAAGGCAGGCGAGATGCTGGAGCGGTTCGACGTCGTGCACGCGATCGGCTCGGACGGGTCGAGTGAGCAGGTGAAAGAACTCCTCACCTACCGCGGCGAAGGGAAGAACTTCGGATGAGCACCTGGCGGAACTGGTCCGGCACCGAGTCGGCGACCGGGGTCGAGACTCTGCGCCCGGGGTCGACCGACGAGCTCGCGGCCGCGGTCAAGTCCGCCGCCGAGCAGGGCAAGAAGCTCAAGGCGGTCGGCTCGGGGCATTCGTTCACGGGTTGCTCGGTGCCGCAACAGGTGATGATCCGTCTCGATGGCCTGTCCTCGATCACGCACGCCGACCAGGCGTCCGGCCGGGTGACGGTCGGCGCAGGCACCGGCCTGCGGAAGCTGAACGCAGGGCTGGCGGCGTTCGACCTCGCCATGGCGAACCTCGGCGACATCGACAAGCAGACGATCTCCGGCGCGATCTCGACCGGCACGCACGGGACCGGCGCGGGGCTCGGCGGGCTCGCGACGCAGGTCGTCGCGCTCGACCTGGTCACGGCGGACGGCTCGGTCCTGCATTGCTCGGCGGAGGAGAATCCGGACGTCTTCGCCGCGGCGCGGGTCTCGGTCGGGGCGCTCGGCGTGATCAGCTCGCTGACCCTGCAGTGCGTGCCGGCGTTCCTGCTGCGGGCGCAGGAGATGCCGCTGCCGCTGGCCGAAGTACTGGACGGGTTCGATGAGCTTGCCGATGGCAACGATCACTTCGAGTTCTACTGGTTCCCGCATACCGACATCGCGCTGACCAAGCGCAACAACCGGGTCGCGCCGGGCGTCGACGCGGCTCCGGTCGGCCGGATCCGCGGCTGGGTGGACGACGAGCTGCTGTCCAACAAGGTCTTCGAGCTGACCAACCGCCTCGCAGTGCGCCGGCCGGCGATGGTGCCGCGGATCAACCAGCTCGCCTCACGTGCACTGTCAGCCCGGGAGTACGTCGATTCGTCGTACAAGGTGTTCTGTTCCGAGCGCAACGTGATCTTCCGCGAGTCGGAGTACGCCGTGCCGCGCGAGCACGTCGTCGAGGTGATTCGTCGGCTGCGGGACTGGATCGACACATCGGGGTCCCGGATCCCGTTCCCGATCGAGGTTCGGGTGGCCGCGCCGGACGACATCTGGCTGTCCACGGCTTCGGAGCGGGAGACGGCGTACATCGCGATCCATCAGTACCACCGGCTGCCGCACGATCCGTACTTCCAGGCGTTCGAGAACGTCGTCGCCGACTACGACGGACGGCCGCACTGGGGCAAGCTGCACACCCTGACCGCGACCGACCTGCGAGCGCGGTATCCGCACTTCGACGACTTCCTCGCCGTCCGCGACAGGCTCGACCCGCAACGCACCTTCGAGAACGCCTACACCCGTCAGGTCTTCGGCTGAGGCTCGGGCGGGCGATAGCCTGCCAAGCATGAATGCTGCGGAGGGGCTCGAGCCGTTGGCCGAGGATTGGCAGAAGGCGCTGGCGATTGTCGCGCACCCGGATGATCTCGAGTGGGGATCGGCGGCCGCGATCGCGCGCTGGACCGGCCAGGGGAAGCAGATCGTGTACTGCCTGCTGACGTCCGGCGAGGCGGGGATCGACGGTGTCGACCCGGCCGAGTGCGGACCGCTGCGGGAGGCCGAGGAGATCGAGTCGGCCCGGATCGTCGGGGTGTCCTCGGTCGAGTTCCTCGGCCAGCCCGACGGAACCATCGAGTACGGCGTGCCGCTGCGGCGGGTGATCGCCGCCGCGATCCGCCGGCACCAGCCGGAGATCGTCATCACCGGCAACTTCCGCGACACCTGGGACGGCGACGTGGCGCTGAACCAGGCCGACCACATCAACACCGGCCGCGCGACGATCGACGCGGTCCGGGACGCCGCCAACCGGTGGATCTTCCCGGACGCCGGCGACAAGTGGGACGGCGTACGACAGGTCTGGGCGGCCGGCTCACCGAACTCGCGGCACGGCGTCGACACGACCGACACGTTCGACGTCGGCGTGCAGTCGCTGAAGGCGCACCAGGCCTACATCGACGGGTTGAACCGCGCGTTCGACCCGGAGGAGTTCCTCGAGGGCGTTTCGCGTCCGACCGGCACTCAGCTGGGCACGAAGTACGGCGCGCGGTTCGAGGTCTTCACTCCGTAGGGAGCTCGCGGGACGCGTTCAGGTGCGGAGGCATCGGCTTCGGGCGCCGCGGCTCACGGTCGCCGGCGGTGCCCGGGCCGGGCGGGTTGCCCGGGCCGACCCACGAGCGGACCAGCGCGCGACCGCCCTTGCGGGTCATCCGGTGCAGGTCGATCTGCTGGACCTGACTGGCCGGGATGCCCAGCTGGGCGAGGCTCCGGTTCGCCATTGCGCAGGCGTCGTCGTGCTTGCGCGGCGACAGCTTCTGCTGGAGGACGATCGCGATCGTCCCGTCGGGCAGATCTTCGACCCGCTGGAACCGCATGCCCTTGTCGAGCGACCAGGACTCGAGGGCGAGCTCGAGGTAGGCGAAATCGGACAGGCGTCGATCGGTCTTCGCGCGCGCAACCACTTCGTAACGGGCCATATCCCGATCATCCGTCGCCCGGCGGACGTCTTCCAGGAATCTGCGTGAGACATGCCCTAGCGAAGCGAGTTGATCGCCGCCGCGACTTCGGTCGGGTTGGAGATCAGCGTGAGGTGATTGGCGTTCGGGATCAGGGTCGGCGCGGGGGCGCCGATGCGGGTCGCGGTCTCGGTCGCGTTGCCGCCGTTGGTGTCGAGCGCGCCGAAGACGACCGACTTCGGGATCGGGAGGTCGCGGAGTTCGGTCAGGCGATCGGCCGAAACGGCCGGGATTCCGTGCGCGGTCATCTGCCAGACCGCCTTCTCGGCACCCGGCTGCCGGAACGGGCGGGTCCAGTCGTCGACGTTCATCGCCGGGCAGTCGGGGGAGCAGACGCTGTTGTAGATCTTCTTCAGCAGCCAGCCCTGATCGAGCACCAGCCGGAACAGCGAGGTCCGGTACGGCGGAACGATCAGCCAGCGCGGCGGACCGGCCTGCCCACCCGGCAACGGCAGCGCGTCACCGTCGAGGAACATGATCCCGGCCATCCGGTCCGGCGCCTCGAGGGTTGCCTCGGCGACGACGCCCGCACCGAGCGAGTGCCCGACCAGGATCGGCCGCGGCTCGCCAGGTCCGCCGAGGTGCATGGCGTCCAGGAAACCGAGCAGTTGCGCCGCGAGATGCTCGATCGTGTACGGCGCTTTGCGCTCGGAGTACCCGTAGCCGGCGATGTCGTACGCGTACACGCGGTGCTTCGTCGCGAGCAGCGGGATCAGGCGTGACCAGGTGTCGACGGATTCCGCTGCACCGTGGACGAGTACGACGGGTGTGCCCGACGTACCCCAGGATTCGTAACGGGTGTTGATGTCACCGGTCTGGACGTACTTCAGCCCGGGCGGTGGTGCTGCGGTCCCGTTGGTGGCGAGGTTGTAGCCGAGTGATGCCGCGGTGACGATCAGCCAGAACCCGAGAAGTCCCAGGAACCCCCGCCACAGGAACCGTTTCACGCCCCCAGTGTTACAGCAGCAGGATGTTACAGCTGCAGGATGCGCTGCGATTCGGTCAGGACGGCGGGCGAGGCCAGGGACTGCCAGCGCGGGATCTGCTCGGTGAGGAACGGACCGAGCTTGACCGCGCGCTTGGCATCGTTGTCGAGGACGTCGAGCTCGTTGACGATCGTCAGGTCGACGAAGTCGCGCAGGTCCACGGTGTCGAGCTCCTCCGACGTCCCGGTGAAGCGGTCCGCGACCGTGCGGTGCTCGGCGAGGTCGCGCCACGTGGTCTCGCGGTCGCAGGCGCCGTACCGGTAGACGATCTGCTCGGCCTCGGCGCCGATCACCGACTCCAGGACCGGGCGCTCGGTCTTCCAGTCGAAGAGGTGGGTGGGGAAACCGTCCGTCCCGTACGCGGCGTGCGCGAGGCCGGCGAGCACCAAAGTGTCGGAGGCGCCGAGGGAGCTGAGGCGCTTGGCGACCCGATGCAGGTGCACGTACAGGCTTCCCCCCGCGTGGTCGATCTCGTCGGCGCCGCGCACCAGCAGCAGCGAACCCAAGTCCTGGAAAGTGCTCATCTGACCTCTTCTCACCCCGGAGCGGCCAAATCGCCCGAACAGATCAGGGCCCTTCGGACCGGCCCAGGTCACCCACGGTAAGGCCAACCGCCCACCCCCGCCCACAGCTGCGGCGTGCCGTTTCGGTCACACCCCGTTCATTTCCTGTTCCCTGAGTCGGTGGCGGAGGCGCTGGCGGTCAGGACTTCACCGGACCACACCCCGGAGCGTCCCCTGAATCCCGGGCTCACCCATTCCCACCGAGGATCCCGCTGCCGACCATGAATCCATGAGTAACGCCGCAGCCCGCTGGACCTTGATCGCCGTCATGGCCGCCATGACCCTGCTCACCATCACGCTGACCAGCGCGCTGAGCTAGGTCGTCGCCGTTGGCAAGGGGTGCAGTGCGCGGCGGGTCTCCTCGAGGAGCCGGTGCAGGAGCGGGTTCACGGTGTGTTTGGGCCAGATCAGCGCCAGTACGTTCGGCGGCGCGTCGATCAGCGGCAGCCAGGTGAGCTTCGGTTGGGCGAAGTACGTGACGGTCGATGCCGGCGCGATCCAGCAGCCGTGTCCCGCGGCGACCAGGTGCAGGCACTCCTCGGGTGTCCGTGCCTGCGGGCCGAAGACCGCGCGACTGCCGTCCGGGCGTGGGTCGATGAACCAGAAGTTCACCACCGCTTCCGGCATCCCGTCCCGCGGCCCGACCACCGGTACGTCGGCGAGATCCTCGATGGACAACGACGTACGCGTCTCCAACGGATGTCCCGGTGGCAGCGCGACCCACCGTTCCTCCTCGAGCAGCGGATGGACGGTGAAGCGCGGGTCGTCCCCGATCGGCAACCACAGGAACGCGGCATCCGCTCGCCCTTCGACGAGCGCGGCGATCTCGTCCGGCAACGTGTGCGACGAGATCGGCCGTACTTCGACCTCGGGCACTCCTCGTCGTAGCGCAGCCTCGACCGCGGGCATGAAATGCGCCGTACTCTGCGCCTTGAACGTGATCCGC carries:
- a CDS encoding glucose 1-dehydrogenase, with protein sequence MRAMTVTPGKSDSATVGEVPEPPVADGSILVEGLLTGICGTDIELVSGAFGSGRPGSDHLVIGHESLGRVLEAPADSGFLPGDLVAGVVRRPDPVPCPACARGEWDFCRNGEYTERGIKEMDGYGAEHWRVDPYFAVPVPAELGDLGVLVEPVSILTKAWEQVDRVGARSWFGPQHVLVTGAGPIGLLAALIARQRGYDVHVLDRVTDGPKPELVRALGGTYLTDLGELGVVPDVVIEATGAGQLVFDCASLLPPAGVMCLVGIHPGPATVDVQLDALVRQLVVRNAALVGTVNAGKRHYADAVDVLLAADRAWLQGLITRAVPLSKWPDALVREPDDIKVVVDLRG
- a CDS encoding DUF3618 domain-containing protein, which produces MSDTKARTAEQIEADIAATRLRLASTVDELVDRANPKNVALRQVEQAKSQVFDEQGQLRTQKIVAVAGAVVGVVGVLLVIRRLVGRR
- a CDS encoding co-chaperone GroES — translated: MLHDRVLVSLEQEGERKSSAGILIPATAQMGRRLAWAKVVAVGANVRTVEVDDRVLFDPEDRAEVEVRGDDYILLRERDLHAVAAGRLEDGQTGLYL
- a CDS encoding FAD-dependent oxidoreductase, whose translation is MTYDVAVVGAGAMGSAAARALAAAARDVVVLEQFTLGHERGGSHGATRLFRPAADDAEVAELTERARPLWRELEADSGETLLEETGGIDHGMSAASVEVFRSLHGATGSVLTAEEAAERWPGFRFESPVLYQPGSGRLYADRTVHALQTVASRLGAEFRVQSPVRALRLHDDLVELDVPGGAVRAQQVVVTTGPWTPKLLDGLVPLPRFTVTQEQPRFFTPLSDDLEWPSFVHWGPDCYGLYEPGSGVKVGMHASGPEVDPDTRDFRPEPERDAALQRYVAQWYPGLDPGRSTAISCLYDNTPSARFVIDRAGPITVAAGFSGQGFKFVPLVGELVRDLVTGGAKAPARFGFQRYQR
- a CDS encoding DoxX family protein, which codes for MNVFLWIVAGVLAAFFLAAGATKLSQSRRKLLANPNMKWVEDFSAGTIKLIGTAEVLGALGLILPGALDIAPVLVPLAATGLGLIMIGAIITHGRRKEFQPIAINIVILILTALVAIFRFGPNSF
- a CDS encoding MarR family winged helix-turn-helix transcriptional regulator; translated protein: MAGDARWLEQDELATWMSLAALMFKLPGVLDYQLQRDSGLSHFEYLVLAGLSESPGRSRRMSDLAGFANGSLSRLSHVVKRLEQRGFVERRPAEDDGRITVATITDSGYEVLVAAAPGHVATVRDYVIDVLTPEQLAQLKDIADTILAKVDPGKDC
- the dapC gene encoding succinyldiaminopimelate transaminase, whose product is MFETSSRLPDFPWDKLAPYQQKAAEHPDGIVDLSVGSPVDPVPDLVKKALADAADAPSYPTTIGTSASRQAAVDWMARRLDVTGVDPKSGVLPVIGTKELIMMLPTLLGIGAGDTILIPDLAYPTYEAGAALARATSVPVADPTAYDAPVRVAYLNSPRNPSGEITPAADLRRAVEWARANDVLLVSDECYTEFGWDEKPVSVLHPDVSGGSFDNLLAVHSLSKRSNLAGYRGGFVAGDPTVVTELLAVRKHAGLMVPSPIQAAMAAAFADDVHVEEQRARYLRRRAVLRDALTDAGWEITLSNGGLYLWASHPSYDAYGSVGALADRGILVAPGAFYGTAGERHIRVALTGTDERIDSAVKRLQE
- a CDS encoding M15 family metallopeptidase: MTPAATPAPAWSITLDQPAASWEDKPTIFTGKISQPITGSYITLWQRVPGAWVLRASTRTTAGGVYRFSYVSAYTGTWAFRTMIGVKAETALAISAYRTVPIQDRKILINTPASWYATLTGVSVTGRMVPAEPGKELALQSYLGSGKWQLLNIGVMDAKGNFRLRVPDDLPATRTVRVVTRYVAQAAMEYSGLATIVIKAALNPKVYAVSAAMVPNTYRAGCPVAPASLRLLQLNYWGFDGHVHRGELILRDAAVAKMITVWTTTFASKFPIRQMRRVDVFGGSDVKSMAADNTSAFNCRRVTGDPYSLSPHSYGWAIDINTVENPYLAANGVWYPSNGLAYRTRTPARPGMLFASSVPTKALVGQGYFWGAGWAKPDYQHFEPK